The window CAGGTGATACAGCTTGAAGTCATCACCACTGTTTCCACTGCCGTTTTGGTGACAAGGCGAGCAGGCCAAGGAATCCGTTTGCACGGGAGGAGCGGCGAAGGCTGGATCGGACTGGGGCATGCTCTTGCGCGGGAGGTGATCCTGGTTCGGTGCATGGAGTTCAGACCTTTCGGTTTGGGTTTCCTCCTTCAGAACCTGTTCCAAATCCGCCAAGATCAGCTGGGTTTGGTCCAGGGCCAAGCCCTGTTCCGGGGCGCGGAGGTAGTCGTGGACAAGATCCTTGTAACGAAAAGACAGGGTGATGATCGCCTGGGAACAGGGAGTTTTACCGGCCCGTATCCGATCATAGAGGGTTTCCAGATCATTGGTCAGCTCCCGGATATCTTCCAGGCCAAGCATGGCCGAAGAGCCCTTGATGGTATGCAGGGCACGGAAAATGCGGTGAATACCGTCGATGTTGTCCGGTTCGTCCTCCAGTTCCAGCAGGGCACTCTCCAGTTCCGCCAGCATTTCCCTGCACTCTTCAATAAACAGGTGCATTTTGCCGCTCATATTGCGTCTCCCAGCAGCCATGCAAATCCAAGATTCTGGAACTGTTCCCGGAGATGTTCCGTGGAAACAATGCGCATGCTCCGCATTTGACCGGCACAGGTCCGCAGAGCCGCGACCAGGGCCTGAAGGCCGGCAATGTCGATGCTTTGAGTCCCGCTGAGGTCGATGCGCAAGTGCGCTACGTCATCGGGTGGATGAAGAAGCAAGCGGCAAAAAGATTGTGCCTGGGTCAGGCCGAAATGTTCATCCAGGCTCAGAATGGCCTGATCATTGATCACCCGCCACGGAGAATTCTCTTTGGAGACAGCATCTTTATCCACCGGGAAAGATGCCGTCGGTTCATTACAGGAATGGAACTGAAACATGGAACGCTCCAGCCTTCTGATGCTCTCCGCCGGAACATCCACCAGGGCTCCGATCACCTCCGGGTCAATGATCGAGGCAAAGAGAACGTTCAGTGGGATGCGCTGGGCAAAGCCGCTTTCCAGAGTGCCGGTGGCCCCGATGTCCACGTGGCAGTCCAGAATCAGGCCGGTATCCTGCAGGGCTTTGATGATGTCGTAGGGGGTTTTGTCCTTGCGGTGGATGTCGTGGATCAGGTCGAACTCGATGTGATAGAGAAATTTCCCCCCCTTGAGCCCCTGGTCCAGGGTAAACATGTCCACGTCAAAAATGGAGTGACCGTGGTTCGAACACAACTGCAGTGACGTTTCCGTTTCGATCTTGCTGGTGGGGGTCAGCAGCCCTTGAATCGTCTCGAGGGTACTCGTGATGTCCATGCATTCCCCGGCAACAGGTTCATTGATCATCGTGCTGAGTTGATCAAAGCCTTCAAGGAGAACCTGACAGGTTTGCTGGTCCGGGCGCACCTTTTGGTCGCGGACCAGGTGCAAGGCGTTCTCCAGCCTGTGCGCCAGGCGACCGATGGCTTCCAGACCGAAAAAACCAGCGGCGCCTTTGATGGAATGAGCCGTACGGAAAATCCGGTTGACCAGTTCCTCGTCAAACGCCCCTTTGAGATTCTCCAGAGCCATGATGTCGGATTCGATAGATTCC is drawn from Desulfonatronum thioautotrophicum and contains these coding sequences:
- a CDS encoding STAS domain-containing protein; the encoded protein is MSDDLMSAFIEDSKDHLESIESDIMALENLKGAFDEELVNRIFRTAHSIKGAAGFFGLEAIGRLAHRLENALHLVRDQKVRPDQQTCQVLLEGFDQLSTMINEPVAGECMDITSTLETIQGLLTPTSKIETETSLQLCSNHGHSIFDVDMFTLDQGLKGGKFLYHIEFDLIHDIHRKDKTPYDIIKALQDTGLILDCHVDIGATGTLESGFAQRIPLNVLFASIIDPEVIGALVDVPAESIRRLERSMFQFHSCNEPTASFPVDKDAVSKENSPWRVINDQAILSLDEHFGLTQAQSFCRLLLHPPDDVAHLRIDLSGTQSIDIAGLQALVAALRTCAGQMRSMRIVSTEHLREQFQNLGFAWLLGDAI